The following coding sequences are from one Candidatus Melainabacteria bacterium window:
- a CDS encoding bifunctional metallophosphatase/5'-nucleotidase produces the protein MTIFQKKARTNLVSLLLFMVFGLFMAVASLSARSDSEGLHLTILHTNDLHAHDESFEERQKSIGGFPRIGHMLRLFRAKDPKHTLTIDAGDIFQGTPLFTKYHGEVEVNMLNKMGYDIYTIGNHEFDDGPQNLASQLKQAKFDVINVNMDLTAEPELAAIVKPSVVKQIEGEKVAFIGGITADLNSVALNTGGVKIKSAGPNWVQPFIDEVDRLKAAGINKIVLVTHCGVESDKVLAQSIPEVDVIIGGHSHTRLDKPVIVEHSDGTTTTIVQTGCYGRAFGKLDLVFDKNGKVVPTGTGYRLINITDKIISDPDLKAYVDEKVEPLLGLRKEIVGEATGAFDNNFRSFPWDSALGDVITDSLVEEGKKYGIQIAFENRGGIRARIDKGPITAEKVEEMLPFDNKVVFATISGAVLLKAMEHSFAGPLGGSFFDEHGMKIAYDASRPKGDRIVYALVQDKNGDWKPVDPNAKYKIAVNDYSFKSGEGYDFSGAENIEYVPERISVAFRHYLDKHHEITPNLPDRIVPLTKDLAQVEKKQNGIYLVVKNAPPNSKLTVVEGTNRGVSTINGVVVPLSNPKILSAGLKTGTTGTQSIKLTGKSEKGWVCVFAKPVGAAKKALISYPLDVEKAK, from the coding sequence ATGACGATATTCCAGAAAAAGGCCAGGACTAATTTAGTCAGCTTGCTGCTTTTCATGGTCTTTGGGCTTTTCATGGCGGTAGCGTCACTTTCGGCGAGGTCAGACTCCGAAGGTCTTCATCTTACAATCTTGCACACCAATGATTTGCACGCCCATGATGAATCTTTCGAGGAGCGGCAAAAGTCAATTGGTGGTTTTCCACGTATCGGGCACATGTTGAGGCTCTTTCGAGCAAAGGATCCCAAACACACACTGACAATCGATGCCGGCGACATTTTTCAGGGCACTCCGCTGTTCACCAAATATCACGGCGAAGTCGAAGTAAATATGCTCAACAAGATGGGCTATGACATTTACACGATAGGCAACCATGAATTTGACGACGGACCGCAGAATCTGGCTAGTCAGCTTAAGCAGGCCAAGTTCGATGTAATTAACGTCAATATGGATCTGACCGCCGAACCCGAGCTGGCTGCCATCGTCAAACCCTCTGTCGTCAAACAAATCGAGGGAGAAAAGGTTGCCTTCATAGGTGGTATCACTGCCGACTTGAACTCGGTAGCTTTGAATACGGGCGGGGTAAAAATCAAGTCGGCTGGACCCAACTGGGTTCAACCATTTATCGATGAAGTGGACAGACTCAAAGCCGCAGGCATAAACAAGATCGTTCTGGTTACGCATTGCGGCGTAGAGAGTGACAAGGTTCTGGCTCAATCGATTCCGGAAGTAGACGTAATCATTGGCGGGCATAGCCACACTCGACTGGACAAGCCGGTAATCGTCGAACACTCCGACGGCACAACCACTACGATTGTACAGACAGGCTGTTATGGGCGCGCCTTTGGCAAGCTCGACCTGGTATTTGACAAGAACGGTAAAGTGGTGCCGACTGGCACGGGCTATCGACTGATCAACATTACCGACAAAATTATTTCAGACCCTGATTTAAAAGCTTACGTCGACGAAAAGGTCGAGCCTCTGCTGGGTCTGCGAAAAGAAATCGTTGGCGAAGCGACCGGGGCCTTCGATAACAACTTCAGAAGTTTTCCCTGGGACTCAGCGCTGGGAGATGTAATTACCGATTCGCTCGTCGAAGAAGGGAAAAAATACGGTATCCAGATAGCCTTCGAGAACCGTGGCGGCATAAGAGCCCGCATCGACAAAGGACCAATCACTGCTGAAAAAGTCGAGGAGATGCTGCCCTTTGACAACAAAGTCGTCTTCGCCACCATATCTGGTGCAGTACTTCTCAAAGCGATGGAACATAGCTTTGCCGGGCCGCTTGGGGGAAGTTTCTTTGACGAGCATGGCATGAAAATCGCCTACGATGCGAGCCGACCAAAAGGTGATCGCATTGTTTACGCACTTGTGCAAGATAAAAACGGAGATTGGAAGCCCGTAGATCCCAATGCAAAATATAAAATCGCCGTCAATGACTACAGCTTCAAATCAGGTGAAGGCTACGATTTTTCGGGCGCAGAAAACATTGAGTACGTTCCCGAGCGCATTTCAGTGGCTTTCAGACATTATCTCGATAAACATCACGAAATTACGCCAAACTTGCCAGACCGCATTGTGCCGCTAACAAAGGATCTGGCACAAGTGGAAAAGAAACAAAATGGAATTTATCTGGTAGTAAAAAATGCACCGCCAAATTCCAAGCTCACCGTTGTAGAAGGAACCAATCGCGGCGTCTCAACGATAAACGGAGTGGTTGTACCGCTCTCGAATCCAAAGATTCTCTCAGCAGGATTGAAGACTGGTACGACTGGAACCCAATCCATAAAACTGACAGGCAAGTCGGAAAAAGGCTGGGTCTGCGTTTTCGCAAAGCCAGTCGGCGCAGCCAAGAAAGCGCTGATTAGTTATCCACTAGATGTCGAGAAAGCAAAGTAG